CTCGAGCATCTCCTCGAAGAATGCGAGCTTGCGAACGCGCGTCTGGAGGCGTTTCACGAGCGTGCCACGTCACGGTTCGCTCGGGACGGGCTATCGATGGACGAAGCCGACGGGGTCGGCGAGCCGGTCGCGTCGGCCGCTACTTTCGAGTACGCACTTCCAGAACGAGACCGTGATCGGTTTCGGGAGCGACGAGACCGTATCGAGCGCAAGTGTAACGCAGCCCACGAACAGGGTGTCGAACTTCGCCTTCGGAACCTCGTCGACACGTTCGACCTGCAGCCACCGCATCGTGATGTGCTGGTCGTGGCGCTGTTGCCCGACCTCGACCCCGGCGTCACCGATTCAATGACCGGCCTGACCGATGAACGGTCTACTACGCGTCCGACGGTCGGTCTCTGTGCCGACCTGTTTGCCGACTCGCCCGCGGCGTTTGCCAGCGCTGTCAGGCTGCTCTTCGATGAATCACCGCTTGTCGAAGCCACCCTCGTCACGCTCGAACGTCCCGACGACCCGTCGGCGTCAATACTCGATGCGGTCGTCGCCGTCAAGGACCGAATTCGGTCGTACCTGCTGGGCAGCGACGGCGTCGATTCGGCACTACAGACACACCTCGAGCGCGAGACCCGAATCCGGGACCAGCCACTGACGATCGCAGACGCAGACGCGTCCCTCGAGGACCTGCTGATAGCCCCGGAGTGTCGGGCGGATCTGGAGGCCCTGCCCGATCCCGATGGCCGGGGACGGCGCGTCTACGTCCATGGCCCGGAGGGAGCCGGAATGCACCGTGCTGTGGAAGCCGTCTGTGAGAGCGACCGGCTGCTTCGGGCCGACCTGCGGGCGGTCCTCGCAGCCGACGCCCTCGATGCGGTCGTCCGCGAGGCGCGACTGCTCGGCCTGCCGCTCGTCCTCCACCACGCCGACCAGGCTGCTGCCGACGCGGATCAATCACTCGAGGCGATCGTCCATCGCGTCGGCGACCTCGAGACCGACCTCTACGTCGTCGGCCGAGAGTCGTGGACGCCGTCGAACCGGCGGGACCGAACGCTGGACGCGATCCAGTCGTTTTCGCGACCGACTATCGCACAGCGACGGGAATTCTGGGCGGACCGGGCTGACCAGTTCGCGGCGGATATCGATCCGGAACGGCTGGCGAGCACGTTCGATCTGACCCAGGGACAGCTGGAGGCGGCGCTGACGACAGCTCGAACGCTGGCTGCCGACGGCGGGCCGACCGTCGACGACATACGCGCCGGCTGTCGCGCCCAGTCCTCCGACGCACTCGAGGACCTGGCACAGCACGTCGAGCCCGACCTGTCGTGGGACGACATCAAACTCGGCGACGAGACGAGACGCCAACTCGAGACCCTCGAGGCCCACGTCACGAACCGTGGGCGTATCTACGACGACTGGGGGTTTCGCGACCGCGACAAGAACGCGGGCGTGGTCGCCCTGTTCAAGGGACTGCCGGGGACCGGGAAGACGATGGCCGCCGAGGTGCTGGCAAAGGAAGTCGGGATGGATGTCTACAAGATCGACCTCTCGTCGGTCGTCTCGAAGTACATCGGCGAAACCGAGGAGAATCTCGAGGAGATCTTCCAGGCAGCCGAGCAGTCGAACGCGATCCTGCTGTTTGACGAGGCCGACTCCATCTTCGGCGACCGGGCGGAAGTTTCCGACGCGACCGACCGGTACGCGAACGTCGAAGTGAACTACCTGCTCCAGCGGATCGAACACTACGACGGCATCATCGTGTTGACGACCAACTACGCACAGAACATCGATACCGCCTTTTCCCGGCGTATCACGCATACGATCCGCTTCGAGAAACCCGACGCAGCGACACGACGGGCGATCTGGGAGTCGATTTTCCCACCGTCGATGCCCGTCGAGAACATCGACACCGAGTGGCTCGCCGACTTCGAGTACAGCGGCGGGACGATCGACAAACTCGCGAAACACATCGCGATCTACGCTGCCGAGGCCGACGCCGAGACGATCACGATGCGACACGTCGTCGAAGCGCTCGAACAGTACAAACGAGATCGGAACAGTCGTATTCAGGATCGTGACTTCGAACCGTATCTCGAGTATCTCCAGGGACCGACCGAACGAGAACAACAGCAACAACGCCACCGGATTCGCCACGATGAGAACTGACAAGCGCCATCACCGACAATACCCGAACCGATGACGTACAGCGCCATAGCCGACGTGACGACGGCGATCGTCGAACTTTTGCGGGAGCACGCGGCGGAAGCGGCAACGCCACTCGATCCGTCCGGGATCGAAGCAGTTGCTCCTGATGCGGTCGATTCGCTCTCCGGGCTCGAACTCGCAGTGTATCCGTACCGGATTGCGACGGACAATCGGGCCGGAACGGCGGTCAAGCAAGTGACCGGCACGACCCGCTCCGATCCGCCGCTGACGCTTTCGGTGCGGTATCTACTGATCGCCTATACTGATCACGATGAGACGCGAGCGGAGAGTGGTGACGGACGATCGGGACCTCTCGAGCGGGGGACGAGTCTGGGTGCTGCGTTGCAAATTCTTCACGACAACCAGCAGCTCGATCCGAACGACTCGCCGGCGGCGCTGTATCAGAACGAGTCGCTCACGATAACGTTCGTCGACGAACCACTCGACGAGATGCTATCGCTGTGGGCTCAGTTCGAGGGTGCGAGCTATCGCCCGACCGCCGCCATCGAGGTTGCGCCGGTCGTGATCCAATCGTTGAACGAGGAAGAGTTCACGCGTGTCGATGAACGGGAAACTCGCGTCGGGCGTCACACAGACGGAGCCGATACCGATGAGACGCCGGATCGTCTCGACATACCTGGTAACTCGTAGCAGGCGACGAGTTGTGCTGATTCGATATCTGGTGTGACTATTCCGGGAGTCCCGACACCGTTTCGAACCGCTGATAGGTCAACTCGATCGATTCGAACGCCATCCGGTTTTTCGCACCGATGAGGTCGGGCCCCTGCCATCGGGTCGGATAGGCACCGGTAAACTCCCAGCCCCAGACGCTCTGTCCCTGGAAATCCTCCTGCAGTTTGATGACGACGTCTTTCCGCGTCACGGTACCGCTCATCACCTCCTCGATCCACTGCCAGAACGTCGCATCTTCGGTCATCCCGCGTTCCATCACGAGATTCGCGTGCGAAAACGTCCCCGGCAGCGAGTGGACGTGGTCGTTGACGCCGCCTTCTCGGTACTGGACGGTCTCCAGTTGCATCGTGATGCCGGAGATCTCCGAGAAGCCGGCGACCGGTTCGCCGTCGACCTGTACTTCGAAATTGAACTGTGTGTATGGGTCGCTCTGATCTGTGTACGTCATAGTATGTGATTCTGTGAGCGTGAGAGGAGTGAAAGCGGGCTAGAGGTCCTCCAGGGAGTTCCGGAGGATGGTCCCCTCGCCGTCGTCCCCCAGGATGCTTCCGGAGTGGCTCTCCTCAAACTGCGGTGACGGAGAGTGGCCGTCGTTCATCCGTTCGTTGATCTTGCTGATCTCTTCACACCACCGGTGTCGCTCCCAGTGTGGGAGCGTGAGTACCTCGTCGTGGCTCCAGCCGAAGTGATAGGCGACGAACGCGACCTCTTTGTAGAGCGTCTCCCGATCGTACAGCTGTATCACTCGGTCGGATTTCCCGACGCCAGCTCACCCGTCTCGCCGTCCCCGTCGTCCGTGTCGTCCGTGTCGTCGACGGTCGGCGCTTCGAACTCCATCTCAACGTCGTCACCGGCTGGTGCAGCCGGCGACTCGACTGCCGACTCCTCCGCTGACATGTGGGGTCTGCCGGTCAGCACGTCGGCCTCGAACTCGTGTCCACACTCCGGACAACCGGTCGCGACGGTGTTTCGGCCGCGGTTGTTGACCCGTTCGTACATCGCCTGAAGATGCTCCAGATCGGTGACGAACAGGTTCTCGATGACGCTCCGGTCGACCGTCTCGAGCGTGCCGAGTTCCGTCACGACTCTCGCGAGTAGTGTGATCGTCAGGTACGATTGATTCGACTGTACCTTCGGATCCTGAAGCGGTTGGATCTCATCGGCGGCCGTCGCAAGCCGCATTCGACCCTCTTTGTGCAGCGTCCCGTCGTCGTCAACGTACCCTCGAGGGAGAGTGAACTCGAATTCGGTCTGGAGTGGTTGCTCGCTCATTCGTATCGGATGTGCGTGATTGTGATGTTGCTGACGTGTGAGCTGGCGCTGCCGGTGTGAAGATACCCCTCACTGTCGATGCGACACTCGTCACCGTACCAGGTGTGATCGAGGGAGTATCCGTGTCCGGACAGCGGTTGCTTCGTCATTGGTTCTTGCGCTCCATCTCTTCGAACTCGACAGTGAACGTCTCGATCGCCAGTGCCTCGGCACCGCCGTTTGCTTGTGCGTTCAGCGTCGGTGGCTCGTACTCGCGGATCCAGGCTTCGGAGAACTCGTACCGGATCGCGTTATTGCCCGACTGGTCCATGATTACCACCGCGATGTCTTTTCTCGCTTCGTCCGCGTTGCCCTCTTCGACGGCCTTCAGCCAGTCGTTGAGGGCACCGTTGTCTTCGTCGGCACCGCGGGCGAGGACGAGCGGCGAGTAGTGGACGTCACCGAACATCTTACGGGTGTGTTTCGAGTCGTCACCCTCGCGGTAATCGTACTCCTCGGTTTCCTTCTTTGGCAGTTTGACTTCGAGGAAACCGGGAACTTCAGCGCCGTCGAGCTCAACTTTGAATTCCGTGCTTGGTAGGGGTCCGTGTTCTGGCATAGGTGTTGTGTGTTATGGTCGTCTGGGTGTGGTTCTACAACGATACGATCAGGCGGTTTCGGTGTCCTGTGCGATTCGGAACACGACGAACTCCGCCGGTTTGACTGGTGCAATACCGATTTCGACGATCAACCGACCGTTGTCGATGTCGTCCTGGGTCATCGTCTCCTCGCCACAGCGGACGAAAAACGCCTCGTCAGCGGTCGATCCCTGTAGACCACCTTCTCGCCAGACCGTTTTGAGGAACTTCTCGGTAGACTGGCGGATACGAGCCCACAGATCTTCGTCGTTCGGTTCGAACACCGCCCACTGCGTTCCCTCTTCGAGCGACTGCTCGATGTAGAGAAACAGGCGGCGAACGTTGATATACTTCCATTCCGGATCGCTGGAACAGGTGCGAGCACCCCAGACGCGGATGCCACGCCCCTGAAAGCTCCGGATACAGTTGACGCCTTTCGGGTTGAGGACATCCTGTTCTCCCTTCGTGATGTCACGTTGCAAGCCGACAATTCCCCGTAGCGGTTCGTTCGCAGGGGCCTTGTGTACGCCGTGGTCGACGTCGCTTCGGGAATAGATCCCCGCGATGTGGCCGCCCGGCGGAGCCAGCTTTTCACGATTGGTAACCGGATCGAGAACCGAGAGCCAGGGGTAGTAGTACCCCGCGTAGGAGGAGTCTACTGGCGTCTCCATTTCTGACACCGGGCCGGGATTTTGCGGAGACTGCAGGATAGCGAACCGGTCACCCATGTTTTCACAGTGAGCAACGATGGCGTCGGTTAGTCCCTGCACGTCGTTTTCGTCCGGAGCGCAGACGATGGAAATCTCGTCGATCGCTTCGAACGCTGCCAGACCGGTTCGGAGGTCGGGTTTATTGACACCTTCGTAGTCGTTGAGTGTCACTTCACCGTCGGAGTCGGATTCGGATTCGGACTCGAATCCGGACTCCGGTTCTGCCTGCTCGGGTAGTTCGGTAACGACTTCCATGTCGACCTCGCGCTCCCCGTCTCGAATCTGTTCGAGTGTATCGATGAATTCATCCGACGATGGATCTGCATCGATGTCGACGGGTTCGGCGAGTGCTTCCAGTTCGTCTTCGTCGAGTTCGTCCAAATCTTCCGGAATGTGCAGCACGTCCTCGTGGTCAACTGCCACGGTACCACCATCAGTGCGGATTTCGTGGTCATCTCGGCTCAACCAGACGAGTCCGTTTTTCGGTCGGCCATCGTCGAGATACTCGATGTTGACTAACACAGAACTCGCCAGTTGTTTTTCGTGGAACTGACTGGATTTCGGATCCGTCGACAGTCCGTCAAACACCTCCTCGACGTCCGGTGAAGGTTCGGGCCGATTACCGTCGGGATCCATCACTTCCGTTCGGTCGCACGACCAGTATCGGACGATTATATCGAACTGGTCCGGATGTTGGCCGTCACGAACAATCACGGCGACGTTCGACCCCCAGTCGCCCGGACCGTTCGCCTCGAGTTCGACGACACCGTTTTTGTCGTCGTCGATCAACGTTCTCGTCGCGACGTCGTTGGGATCGGCTGCAGTAACTCGAGCGACGTAGCAGCGACTCCCTCCGTTTTTGAAGAAGCCGTTGACTGAGACGTCTAGGTTCGACTCTTTGGGACTCGATCCATAGATGCGTTCGAATTCGTTGTAGCTCGTGATGAGCTGTGGTTCGACCGGTCCACGAACCGTCTGTCCCAGAAATCCTGCAGTACTAGTACTTACACCTTCGACTGATTTGCTTCCGGTGCTTTGTTCTTCGACGTAAACTCCGGGTGCTTGATACTCTGGCATTTATATCCTCTTCGAGACGTGCTACGTTACATTAGTAGAACATTATATTAATATATTTTACGGTACGTACAACAGGATAACACATTACAGATCATGAATGTGTTGGAAATATATAATGAAAATCAATCATCGCGACCGGGAGAGGTGAGGTTTCGGGAGTAGCTGTGGTCGTTCGTTTGACGTGGGAGGGATGAACTCATACGAACGTCGTAGCGTGTTATCGGTGATCGGCCGGATGAGACCGGAAATATCCGATAAAGAACGCCAACAGACTGCATCAGGCGTCGGGGACGACGTTGACGAGGACGTCGAACGAATCGACAGTTTCACAGACCCGATCGTCCGCATCGATTAAGTCGATCAAATCGGCGTCGGATTTGAGCGACGATTGCAACTGCGAGACGGCCCGGAGATACCGCTCGAGTGAGCGTTCGGTGACAACACCGTCGAGCAGATCGCCAATTTCGATGAGATACGGGAGCAGCTCCGACAGTTGCTGGGTGTACTGGGTGTGGACGTTTTCGCTGTCAGCCAGTTCGCTGTCGGAAACCCGAACGATCTCCCGTGCTACTCGGCTACTTTCACCGTGATGCTCTTCGATACGGTCGCCAAGCGTGGCAAAATACCTGGCACGATCCTTGATCGTCTTTCGGAGCGTATACCGAGCAAACGTATCACGTTCTTGCTCGAGGGCGTGTAGCGACGTCTCCAGATCGGCGAGTCGATCCTCAATGTCGCCGATGTCGGGATTTGGGTCAACGGGTTCATGAACCGGCGTCTCGTGGGGATTATCGGTGTCCGTGAGATGCTGGGCGAGCAGGCTAAAGAGCAGTTCGTGATCGTACACGTACGGGCGTGCGCCCCTGTCAGTAATTTCGGACCACGACCCGTCGGATGTGCGTTCGTATCCGCCGAGATAGACGGCTGGATCGGACTCGGACGCCGAATCGCTCCCGTGGTGCTCGTGGTACCGGTTGGTCAATTCCTGTGCGAACGACGTCGCATCACGGTCGGCCGATTTCAGCTCGGAGAGGTCGATCGCTTCGGTAACTGCCGACGTCTCCGGTGGGTTCTCTCGGGAGGTGAGTTCGAACGTTTCGACGACTCGGTTTGGCACGGCATCGTCTTCGATTGCCCCGTCAGTATCCGGTACTGGTACGGTCTCGACCGGCACTTCGTTGTACTGGATGAACAGGTGGAGTTCGTCCGACGAGGCGTCCGGCAGCGATGTCGTCGTCATCTGTTCGACGACGATCGGACGACCGCGTCCATCGAGTGCGAGTCCCGGCGTCAGCGTTATTTCGATCCCGTCACTCGTCGGTTCGAACGACTCGATGTCTAGCCCCGAAACGACGCCCGAACCGGTAATATAGCGGTTGAGCGTCTGCAACCGTTCGCTGTGATACGATCGATCGATCTCCATGATTCGGGGCGTCATCAGTTTCCCCTTAAAGAAGCGGTTTTTGGTGAATTGAGAGAGACTCCCCTCCGAGCTCGAAAATTCGCGTGATGGGTCGTTCATCTCCGTCTATCCTTGCTGTTGTTCTCCGTTTTATTAAAAACTTCGTATATATAATTCACCGTGATAGGGATGGGAACCGCCCCGGCTCTGAGACGGGTCGATGGTCGTCGGTTTCGGTATACCTGCAAGTATCTCGTTTCCGAAGTTATCGACCGTGCGTCAGTTGTGGAAGGGTGTGGGAACCGAATCTGATGTCAATGTGAAATTGTATGGCTAAACCCCGGCCTAACGAACTCGATTCTCGCTCCGCTATCCCTTATTAGTGCCACCCAGGTACGTGTCTCGTCCGAGCGTCGCATCACCGAGTGAGAACGACTCGGTTCCGAGGCGCGTGTTGACTCCGAGGAACGTCGCCCGTCCGAGTTCGAACTCATCATCGACAACGTGAACTCGCGCGTCGACGTGTGCGGGCGTTTCAGTCTCGATGATGGTCTCGATTGCTTCTTCGTGGACAGCGGATTCGAACGGGCCACAGAAGACGGCAACCGATCGATCCGTTGGAACCAGCGAGTCGTAGCTGCTGTCGGAGACACCGTCAGTTCCCAATTCGACGTCTTCCGGCTCGAGGAAGAACAGGCGGTAGCCAGTCGCCGTTTCTCCCGCTGCACCGCTCGAGTCACGCACCGCTTTGTCCGTTGCGTGGCGGAGATAGAGTTCGATCATTTCTCGCAGTCCTGCACGTGTCCCCCGTTTTTTGTAGAGTTCGGGAGCCCGTGCCAGATATTCCCGTCGTGCGCTTTCGGGCCACTCGCGGTACTCGTCAGCGGCGAGCCAGTCTTCGAGCCACTCGAGCGAGTCGCTCGGGGCACCGTGTGGGTC
The DNA window shown above is from Natrialba magadii ATCC 43099 and carries:
- a CDS encoding ATP-binding protein → MPYYDTLEHLLEECELANARLEAFHERATSRFARDGLSMDEADGVGEPVASAATFEYALPERDRDRFRERRDRIERKCNAAHEQGVELRLRNLVDTFDLQPPHRDVLVVALLPDLDPGVTDSMTGLTDERSTTRPTVGLCADLFADSPAAFASAVRLLFDESPLVEATLVTLERPDDPSASILDAVVAVKDRIRSYLLGSDGVDSALQTHLERETRIRDQPLTIADADASLEDLLIAPECRADLEALPDPDGRGRRVYVHGPEGAGMHRAVEAVCESDRLLRADLRAVLAADALDAVVREARLLGLPLVLHHADQAAADADQSLEAIVHRVGDLETDLYVVGRESWTPSNRRDRTLDAIQSFSRPTIAQRREFWADRADQFAADIDPERLASTFDLTQGQLEAALTTARTLAADGGPTVDDIRAGCRAQSSDALEDLAQHVEPDLSWDDIKLGDETRRQLETLEAHVTNRGRIYDDWGFRDRDKNAGVVALFKGLPGTGKTMAAEVLAKEVGMDVYKIDLSSVVSKYIGETEENLEEIFQAAEQSNAILLFDEADSIFGDRAEVSDATDRYANVEVNYLLQRIEHYDGIIVLTTNYAQNIDTAFSRRITHTIRFEKPDAATRRAIWESIFPPSMPVENIDTEWLADFEYSGGTIDKLAKHIAIYAAEADAETITMRHVVEALEQYKRDRNSRIQDRDFEPYLEYLQGPTEREQQQQRHRIRHDEN
- a CDS encoding DUF4255 domain-containing protein encodes the protein MTYSAIADVTTAIVELLREHAAEAATPLDPSGIEAVAPDAVDSLSGLELAVYPYRIATDNRAGTAVKQVTGTTRSDPPLTLSVRYLLIAYTDHDETRAESGDGRSGPLERGTSLGAALQILHDNQQLDPNDSPAALYQNESLTITFVDEPLDEMLSLWAQFEGASYRPTAAIEVAPVVIQSLNEEEFTRVDERETRVGRHTDGADTDETPDRLDIPGNS
- a CDS encoding phage tail protein, with product MTYTDQSDPYTQFNFEVQVDGEPVAGFSEISGITMQLETVQYREGGVNDHVHSLPGTFSHANLVMERGMTEDATFWQWIEEVMSGTVTRKDVVIKLQEDFQGQSVWGWEFTGAYPTRWQGPDLIGAKNRMAFESIELTYQRFETVSGLPE
- a CDS encoding DUF6760 family protein is translated as MIQLYDRETLYKEVAFVAYHFGWSHDEVLTLPHWERHRWCEEISKINERMNDGHSPSPQFEESHSGSILGDDGEGTILRNSLEDL
- a CDS encoding phage tail protein; the encoded protein is MPEHGPLPSTEFKVELDGAEVPGFLEVKLPKKETEEYDYREGDDSKHTRKMFGDVHYSPLVLARGADEDNGALNDWLKAVEEGNADEARKDIAVVIMDQSGNNAIRYEFSEAWIREYEPPTLNAQANGGAEALAIETFTVEFEEMERKNQ
- a CDS encoding phage tail sheath family protein, producing the protein MPEYQAPGVYVEEQSTGSKSVEGVSTSTAGFLGQTVRGPVEPQLITSYNEFERIYGSSPKESNLDVSVNGFFKNGGSRCYVARVTAADPNDVATRTLIDDDKNGVVELEANGPGDWGSNVAVIVRDGQHPDQFDIIVRYWSCDRTEVMDPDGNRPEPSPDVEEVFDGLSTDPKSSQFHEKQLASSVLVNIEYLDDGRPKNGLVWLSRDDHEIRTDGGTVAVDHEDVLHIPEDLDELDEDELEALAEPVDIDADPSSDEFIDTLEQIRDGEREVDMEVVTELPEQAEPESGFESESESDSDGEVTLNDYEGVNKPDLRTGLAAFEAIDEISIVCAPDENDVQGLTDAIVAHCENMGDRFAILQSPQNPGPVSEMETPVDSSYAGYYYPWLSVLDPVTNREKLAPPGGHIAGIYSRSDVDHGVHKAPANEPLRGIVGLQRDITKGEQDVLNPKGVNCIRSFQGRGIRVWGARTCSSDPEWKYINVRRLFLYIEQSLEEGTQWAVFEPNDEDLWARIRQSTEKFLKTVWREGGLQGSTADEAFFVRCGEETMTQDDIDNGRLIVEIGIAPVKPAEFVVFRIAQDTETA